A portion of the Magnolia sinica isolate HGM2019 chromosome 17, MsV1, whole genome shotgun sequence genome contains these proteins:
- the LOC131230205 gene encoding vignain-like, with product MGKFMFLALSLVFLFTITDSFHLDDKDVSSEESLWDLYESWSSHHSISRDHDEHPKRFNVFKEHAKFIHSFNKKDAPYKLKLNKFADMTNQEFRSTYASSRVNHHRIRRGSPCGTGSFMYEKVTSLPPSVDWREKGAVTKVKNQGQCGSCWAFSTVVAVEGINQIKTKELVSLSEQELIDCDNTDNQGCNGGLMDYAFEYIKKNGGITTEQNYPYVAEDGTCNSNKENSHVVVIDGHENVPANDEDALLKAVANQPVSVAIEASGLALQFYSEGVFTRHCGTDLDHGVAIVGYGTTVDGTKYWIVKNSWGAEWGEGGFIRMERGISAKEGLCGIAMEASYPIKSSPNPAKEGAPPTKDEL from the exons ATGGGGAAGTTTATGTTTCTTGCTCTTTCACTTGTTTTTCTCTTCACAATCACTGACAGCTTCCATCTCGATGACAAAGACGTCTCTTCAGAAGAAAGCTTGTGGGATTTGTATGAGAGCTGGAGTAGCCATCATAGCATTTCTCGGGACCATGACGAGCACCCCAAGCGCTTCAACGTCTTCAAAGAACATGCAAAGTTCATACATTCCTTCAACAAGAAGGACGCTCCATATAAGCTGAAGCTGAACAAGTTTGCAGACATGACTAATCAAGAGTTCAGAAGCACTTACGCAAGCTCTAGAGTCAACCACCATAGGATCCGTCGAGGGAGCCCTTGTGGGACTGGGAGTTTCATGTATGAGAAGGTGACTAGCCTCCCACCTTCTGTCGATTGGAGAGAGAAGGGTGCTGTAACGAAAGTCAAGAACCAAGGCCAGTGTG GGAGTTGTTGGGCGTTTTCAACCGTCGTTGCAGTTGAGGGCATAAATCAAATTAAAACAAAGGAGCTAGTGTCATTATCAGAGCAAGAGCTAATTGACTGTGATAACACTGATAATCAAGGATGTAATGGAGGCTTAATGGACTATGCGTTTGAGTATATCAAGAAAAATGGAGGGATAACAACGGAACAAAACTATCCTTACGTGGCAGAAGATGGAACATGCAATTCAAATAAG GAGAATTCTCATGTTGTTGTTATTGATGGGCATGAGAATGTGCCCGCTAATGATGAAGATGCATTGTTGAAAGCTGTGGCAAATCAACCTGTATCGGTGGCCATAGAGGCTAGTGGTTTAGCTCTGCAGTTCTATTCGGAG GGTGTCTTCACAAGACATTGCGGCACGGACCTTGACCATGGAGTGGCAATTGTTGGCTACGGAACAACTGTGGATGGGACCAAGTACTGGATAGTGAAGAACTCATGGGgagctgaatggggagagggaggGTTCATAAGGATGGAACGTGGCATCTCAGCTAAAGAAGGGCTTTGTGGTATTGCTATGGAGGCCTCGTATCCAATCAAATCATCACCCAACCCTGCAAAGGAAGGAGCACCTCCTACTAAGGATGAACTCTAA